One part of the Streptomyces ferrugineus genome encodes these proteins:
- a CDS encoding MFS transporter, which produces MAPTASEPPVSEPPFLATRRGVFTLLLLCAVQFLDIVDSSIVNVALPSIRHDLGFSQQNLQWVISGYVLTFGGFLLLGGRAADLLGRRRMLVAGTSLFAVCSLVGGLAPDSGTLIGARIVQGIGAAMMAPAGLSILTTTFTEGRERAKALGVWGAVSGLAAATGVFLGGVLSEGPGWRWVLFVNIPVCAYVLVAAFRLIPGERRPARPATFDLPGAILVTGGMLLLVYALVRAPEVGWGNAHTIGELATAGILLAAFAFNERRARTPLFPFSILRIKGLAAADATQLIAFAGFISLFFFLTLYMQNVLGYSPIQAGSAYLPVTVGIGIAAGVSAQLIPRIGTRPVIVAGALVAAGGMYYLSRVPVDGSYLADLLPGLAVMSFGLGAIFTTVTAAANAGVPANKAGLAAGLLNTSLQIGAALGLAVFSAIATARTDDLLAAHTAPAEALTSGFQRAILATSLALLVASLIALGTTNTRSQEPPTASEPGPATAARRAPATAGTEPESVE; this is translated from the coding sequence ATGGCGCCGACTGCTTCCGAACCGCCCGTCTCCGAACCGCCCTTCCTCGCCACTCGCCGCGGTGTCTTCACGCTGCTGCTCCTGTGCGCGGTCCAGTTCCTGGACATCGTCGACTCCTCGATCGTGAACGTCGCGCTGCCATCCATCCGGCACGACCTCGGCTTCTCTCAGCAGAACCTGCAGTGGGTGATCAGCGGTTACGTCCTCACCTTCGGTGGCTTCCTGCTCCTCGGCGGCCGCGCGGCCGATCTGCTCGGGCGCCGCCGCATGCTCGTCGCCGGTACATCCCTGTTCGCCGTGTGCTCGCTGGTCGGAGGGCTGGCCCCGGACAGCGGCACGCTGATCGGGGCCCGGATCGTCCAGGGGATCGGGGCGGCGATGATGGCCCCCGCCGGGCTGTCGATCCTCACCACCACCTTCACCGAGGGCCGCGAGAGGGCCAAGGCACTCGGTGTGTGGGGAGCGGTCAGCGGACTCGCCGCCGCCACCGGTGTCTTCCTGGGCGGCGTGCTCTCGGAAGGGCCCGGCTGGCGCTGGGTGCTCTTCGTGAACATCCCCGTGTGCGCGTACGTGCTGGTCGCGGCCTTCCGCCTGATACCGGGCGAGCGGCGGCCCGCCCGCCCGGCCACGTTCGACCTGCCCGGCGCGATCCTCGTCACCGGCGGCATGCTGCTGCTCGTCTACGCGCTCGTACGAGCACCCGAAGTCGGCTGGGGCAACGCCCACACCATCGGTGAACTCGCCACCGCCGGGATCCTCCTCGCCGCCTTCGCGTTCAACGAACGACGCGCCCGCACCCCCCTGTTCCCCTTCTCCATCCTCCGCATCAAGGGCCTGGCCGCCGCCGACGCCACCCAGCTGATCGCATTCGCCGGGTTCATCTCACTGTTCTTCTTCCTCACCCTGTACATGCAGAACGTGCTCGGCTACTCACCCATCCAGGCCGGCTCCGCCTACCTTCCCGTCACGGTCGGCATCGGCATCGCGGCGGGGGTGTCCGCCCAGCTCATCCCGCGGATCGGCACCCGGCCCGTCATCGTCGCCGGCGCGCTCGTGGCGGCCGGCGGCATGTACTACCTCTCCCGCGTCCCCGTCGACGGCTCCTACCTCGCCGATCTGCTGCCCGGCCTCGCGGTCATGTCGTTCGGACTGGGCGCGATCTTCACCACCGTCACCGCCGCCGCCAACGCGGGAGTGCCCGCGAACAAGGCCGGACTCGCCGCCGGCCTGCTCAACACCTCGCTGCAGATCGGCGCCGCGCTCGGGCTGGCCGTCTTCTCCGCCATCGCCACCGCGCGCACCGACGACCTGCTCGCCGCGCACACCGCCCCCGCGGAAGCGCTCACCTCAGGATTCCAACGAGCGATCCTCGCCACGAGCCTCGCCCTGCTCGTGGCCTCCCTGATCGCCCTGGGCACCACCAACACCCGCAGCCAGGAACCCCCCACCGCTTCCGAGCCCGGTCCCGCCACGGCCGCTCGCCGCGCCCCCGCGACGGCCGGTACCGAACCGGAATCGGTCGAGTAG
- a CDS encoding TetR/AcrR family transcriptional regulator translates to MTDSAKRDRGKRERLVAGAGDLVHRQGVLGVTLAQVAEAAHVPPGNVYYYFKTKDDLLRAVVEARIGEVRAMLHSFDAHADPSARLKALAGRWVEMHDLVARYGCPLGTLSEELGRRDDGLDREAAQLMGLILDWAEAQFRRMNTADPRECAVGLLAGVQGGALLAHALRDPALLADHVRRLQEWIDSLV, encoded by the coding sequence ATGACTGACTCAGCCAAACGGGATCGCGGCAAACGGGAGCGCCTCGTCGCCGGCGCCGGCGATCTCGTACACCGCCAGGGCGTCCTGGGTGTCACGCTCGCGCAGGTCGCCGAGGCGGCGCACGTCCCGCCGGGCAACGTGTACTACTACTTCAAGACCAAGGACGACCTGCTCCGTGCGGTCGTCGAGGCACGGATCGGCGAAGTCCGGGCCATGCTCCACTCGTTCGACGCGCACGCCGACCCCAGCGCCCGCCTCAAAGCGCTCGCGGGCCGGTGGGTCGAGATGCACGACCTCGTCGCCCGCTACGGCTGTCCACTGGGCACCCTCAGCGAGGAGCTCGGCCGCCGGGACGACGGTCTCGACCGCGAGGCAGCGCAGCTGATGGGTCTCATCCTCGACTGGGCGGAAGCCCAGTTCCGCCGGATGAACACCGCCGACCCGCGCGAGTGCGCTGTCGGTCTCCTCGCCGGCGTGCAGGGAGGCGCGCTCTTGGCCCACGCCCTGCGCGACCCGGCCCTCCTTGCCGACCACGTGCGCCGCCTCCAGGAGTGGATCGACTCACTGGTGTGA
- a CDS encoding TerD family protein, which translates to MSLVSTSFDVPAMGDYAYDWALVDVETSGLTARRDRVLSVAVITIGPDGEQTGEFSTLLDPGCDPGPVEVHGLTVERLRGAPTFDQVAGRIGAMLQDRVLVAHNAQFDYDFLAYEFARARMWLPVSQRLCTLALNRQVDPPTDDMKLGTLAAHYGVPQQRAHDALDDTRVLAGILRASLREAARLDLPLPLVTCPPRAESQFTPKPPKTPCAYRNPGRLTPGGPLQQGMKVAITGETAHARAELVGRAVAAGLNMMTTVSRHTSVLVTNEPASGSAKARRAVAEGVPVIDEHAFLRLLADVRPGTAHEATAVTVALVAEPEPEPVGTPVELAPTTTSAVPAPEAAAPPTAAPGAGVPAPRQPVPSVVTLDRPLAGHRVLVLGGIHADAAAARTRIVELGGSAAVNLSASVTDVVLLEGGQGDQRMSRITALGLPVHDLHWLTAPTATAPTATAPAEAALRPQEPHVMPRGGVIDLPTPHGRPTQEWYVTAGWASRSGYEIDVVAFLLDEDEQVTFDEDFIFYGAPESPAGTVRLLTGGPAEQTIALNLASLPPATRKVVVAAAIDGAATFGTVGAIQIGAAPGSRGAPLARATLDAATTERTMLLAEIYRRGPVWRLRAVGQGYDHGLDALARGYGVDIAE; encoded by the coding sequence ATGAGTCTCGTCTCCACCTCCTTCGATGTGCCCGCGATGGGCGACTACGCCTACGACTGGGCCTTGGTTGATGTGGAGACGTCGGGTCTCACAGCCCGGCGAGATCGCGTGCTGTCCGTCGCGGTGATCACGATCGGCCCGGACGGCGAGCAGACCGGGGAGTTCTCGACGCTGCTCGATCCAGGGTGTGATCCGGGACCGGTGGAGGTGCACGGGCTGACCGTCGAGCGACTGCGCGGTGCGCCGACGTTCGACCAGGTCGCCGGGCGGATCGGGGCGATGCTTCAGGACCGGGTCCTGGTCGCCCACAACGCCCAGTTCGACTACGACTTCCTGGCCTACGAGTTCGCCCGTGCGCGGATGTGGCTGCCGGTGTCGCAGCGGCTGTGCACCCTGGCGCTCAATCGCCAGGTGGATCCGCCGACGGACGACATGAAGCTCGGCACCCTCGCCGCCCATTACGGCGTCCCCCAGCAGCGGGCGCACGATGCGCTGGACGACACCCGAGTGCTGGCCGGGATCCTGCGGGCGTCGCTGCGCGAGGCGGCGCGGCTCGATCTGCCCCTGCCGCTGGTGACCTGCCCGCCCCGGGCGGAGTCGCAGTTCACGCCGAAGCCGCCGAAGACTCCCTGCGCCTACCGCAATCCGGGACGGCTGACTCCCGGCGGGCCTCTCCAGCAGGGTATGAAGGTCGCGATCACCGGTGAGACCGCCCATGCCCGGGCGGAGCTGGTCGGGCGGGCGGTCGCCGCCGGGCTGAACATGATGACCACCGTCAGCCGGCACACCAGCGTGCTGGTCACCAATGAACCGGCGTCCGGTTCGGCAAAGGCCCGACGCGCAGTCGCCGAAGGCGTGCCGGTTATCGACGAGCACGCCTTCCTGCGGTTACTGGCCGACGTACGACCGGGGACGGCGCATGAGGCGACGGCCGTCACCGTCGCCCTGGTGGCCGAGCCGGAACCAGAACCCGTCGGCACACCCGTGGAGTTGGCGCCCACCACGACCTCTGCCGTACCCGCCCCGGAAGCCGCAGCTCCGCCCACGGCCGCACCCGGTGCGGGGGTACCCGCTCCGCGCCAACCGGTGCCCTCCGTCGTCACCTTGGACAGGCCTCTGGCCGGGCATCGAGTGCTGGTGCTCGGCGGCATCCATGCCGATGCCGCGGCGGCTCGTACCCGCATCGTCGAACTGGGCGGATCCGCGGCGGTCAACCTGTCCGCCAGCGTCACCGACGTCGTACTCCTGGAGGGAGGGCAGGGCGACCAGCGCATGAGCCGCATCACCGCCCTCGGACTCCCCGTGCACGACCTCCACTGGCTCACCGCTCCGACCGCCACCGCTCCGACCGCCACCGCCCCGGCCGAGGCGGCGCTCCGGCCTCAGGAGCCGCACGTGATGCCGAGAGGCGGTGTCATCGACCTGCCCACGCCGCACGGCAGACCCACGCAGGAGTGGTATGTCACCGCTGGCTGGGCCTCGCGGTCCGGCTATGAGATCGACGTCGTCGCCTTCCTCCTCGACGAGGACGAACAGGTCACCTTCGACGAGGACTTCATCTTCTACGGCGCTCCTGAGAGCCCCGCCGGAACGGTACGACTGCTGACCGGCGGCCCTGCCGAACAGACCATCGCCCTCAACCTGGCCTCCCTGCCGCCCGCGACGCGCAAGGTTGTCGTCGCCGCGGCCATTGACGGCGCCGCCACCTTCGGGACGGTCGGTGCGATCCAGATCGGTGCCGCGCCCGGTAGTCGCGGGGCACCGCTCGCCCGGGCAACCCTGGACGCCGCCACCACCGAACGCACCATGCTGCTCGCGGAGATCTACCGCAGAGGTCCGGTGTGGCGCCTACGAGCCGTCGGCCAAGGCTACGACCACGGTCTCGACGCCCTCGCACGCGGATACGGAGTCGACATCGCCGAGTGA
- a CDS encoding dynamin family protein: MVTLDVRPQLLDALSALRDRVAAARFPLPLAGAPRARANRDELLAQLDDYLVPRLKEPEAPLLAVVGGSTGAGKSTLVNSLVGRRVTEAGVLRPTTRNPVLVCHPEDHHWFSGMRVLPDLTRVWVPEHDPGEELMLPGEDAARVLRIETADSLPAGLALLDAPDIDSLIAENRVLAAQLICAADIWIMVTTAARYADAVPWHLLRTAKEYDATLVTVLDRVPHQVVSEVSRQYGALLTKAGLGDVPRFTVPELPESAWGGGLLPATAVASLRTWLTHQTQDPSAREHSMARTAYGLLDSLKARVPELASAAAAQYSAALRLTAAVDSAYDSEYARVRARLQAGAVLAGDALKRWRAFPLDCSAGELLDSLVESLSTLLLCAVTAADERVDDVWRREPAAAAPELTAREPKSAGVEHRIGVAVRRWRRELEEYAEDEVSYLDRSVAPDSEVVTALVATALLGSRRARNAGEGLAERIGAHGALRLRDRAGRLLTEHLDRVMHNERERRLAPLDALEVHPDPQAELIAALSVLQKER, encoded by the coding sequence GTGGTGACCTTGGACGTACGGCCTCAGCTGCTCGACGCACTCTCCGCCCTGCGCGACCGTGTCGCGGCCGCACGCTTCCCGCTGCCCCTGGCGGGGGCGCCACGCGCGCGTGCCAACCGCGACGAACTGCTCGCGCAGCTCGACGACTATTTGGTGCCCCGCCTGAAAGAGCCCGAAGCGCCCTTGCTGGCCGTGGTGGGAGGATCCACCGGCGCCGGCAAGTCGACGCTCGTGAACTCCCTCGTGGGTCGGCGCGTGACGGAGGCGGGCGTACTGCGACCGACCACGCGAAATCCGGTGCTGGTGTGCCACCCGGAGGACCATCACTGGTTCAGCGGGATGCGCGTACTGCCCGACCTCACGCGCGTGTGGGTACCCGAACACGACCCGGGCGAGGAGCTGATGCTGCCCGGTGAGGACGCCGCGCGCGTGCTGCGGATCGAGACCGCCGACAGCCTGCCGGCCGGCCTCGCCCTCCTCGACGCGCCCGACATCGACTCCCTGATCGCCGAGAACCGTGTCCTCGCGGCCCAGCTGATCTGCGCCGCCGACATCTGGATCATGGTCACCACGGCGGCCCGGTACGCCGACGCCGTGCCCTGGCACCTGCTGCGCACCGCCAAGGAGTACGACGCCACCCTCGTGACCGTCCTGGACCGGGTTCCCCACCAGGTCGTGTCCGAGGTCTCCCGGCAGTACGGCGCCCTCCTCACCAAGGCCGGCCTCGGCGACGTACCCCGCTTCACCGTGCCCGAGCTGCCCGAGTCGGCCTGGGGCGGCGGGCTGCTGCCGGCCACGGCGGTGGCCTCGCTGCGCACCTGGCTCACCCATCAGACCCAGGACCCGTCGGCCCGCGAGCACTCCATGGCGCGCACGGCGTACGGCCTCCTCGACTCCCTCAAGGCCCGTGTGCCCGAGCTCGCCAGTGCCGCCGCCGCCCAGTACTCGGCCGCGCTGCGGCTCACCGCCGCCGTGGACAGCGCCTACGACAGCGAGTACGCACGCGTGCGTGCCCGGCTCCAGGCCGGCGCCGTGCTCGCCGGCGACGCCCTCAAGCGCTGGCGCGCCTTCCCGCTCGACTGCTCCGCCGGTGAGCTGCTCGACTCCCTGGTGGAGAGCCTGAGCACCCTCCTGCTGTGCGCCGTCACCGCCGCCGACGAGCGCGTCGACGACGTCTGGCGCCGCGAACCGGCCGCCGCCGCTCCCGAACTGACGGCCCGTGAGCCGAAGTCGGCCGGCGTCGAGCACCGCATCGGCGTGGCCGTACGGCGCTGGCGGCGCGAGCTGGAGGAGTACGCCGAGGACGAGGTGAGCTACCTCGACCGCAGCGTCGCCCCGGACTCCGAGGTCGTCACCGCCCTCGTCGCCACCGCCCTGCTGGGCAGCCGCCGGGCGCGGAACGCGGGGGAGGGGCTCGCCGAGCGGATCGGGGCGCACGGCGCGCTGCGGCTGCGCGACCGGGCCGGACGGCTGCTCACCGAGCACCTCGACCGGGTGATGCACAACGAACGCGAGCGACGGCTCGCCCCGCTCGACGCCCTGGAGGTCCACCCGGATCCCCAGGCCGAACTCATCGCCGCGCTGTCCGTACTGCAGAAGGAGAGGTGA
- a CDS encoding YfjP family GTPase — MTAVTDHDHTEHADQQQEDGATKDDDRVNDIPVERASTNGFPSNDDRARGEQPGESEDFVADDEPDKRKLWRKLAKWDGGRASDGHARVEADDTPAREDAPDSGDGHRRDGGGAARASVPDPGGRRADCDTPARGSVPDPGGRGRNEGGGASRRTDASSRTDASSRKEPSARKEVASREEAASRKEPASRRESPPRTQPTSRTEPPSRTESPSRRKESASRPESSDRAESSVGTESSAGAESATPWDDGLIARRVNEGVPAEPPAVVEPRASAGSQVVTPLAYDGALRSRLDALRELVGLSRTRLDSKTLGDAGRVLDEAAARRRLSGQHTVVAIAGATGSGKSQLFNALAGVTISETGVRRPTTASPLACSWSDGAAGLIDRLGIPPRLRRRPAQNSVADGQLRGLVLVDLPDHDSAAVQHREQVDRVLGLVDAVIWVVDPEKYADAVLHERYLRPMAGHAEIMFVVLNQTDRLPGEATDQVLDDLRRLLDEDGIALGEHGEPGAVVLALSALTGDGVGELREALGEFVAERGAAARRISADVDAAGLGLRPVYAARRRPGLSEEARDEFSARLADAIGATAAGEAAERAWLRNANRACGTPWLRLYRWYQDRSEPPTGRLSLRTQTDEEATARQRVEQAVRTVAERASAGLPTPWAQAVREAAVRGAQGLPEALDEMAARAGLPPGRPPRPGWWPAAVLVQAAMTILQVVGGLWLVAQIVGVMEPNLGVPVLLMVAGIAGGPLVEWGCRMAARGPARRYGLEAERRLREAAAGCGRARVLDPVAAELLRYREVREQYGRVMGVGTTGR; from the coding sequence GTGACCGCCGTCACTGACCATGACCACACGGAACACGCCGATCAGCAGCAGGAGGACGGCGCCACCAAGGACGACGATCGCGTGAACGACATCCCTGTGGAGCGCGCCTCCACGAACGGCTTCCCCTCGAACGACGATCGCGCGCGCGGTGAGCAGCCCGGCGAGAGCGAGGACTTCGTGGCCGACGACGAGCCGGACAAGCGCAAGCTCTGGCGGAAGCTGGCCAAATGGGACGGCGGTCGGGCGAGCGACGGCCACGCGCGCGTGGAGGCCGACGACACGCCCGCGCGCGAGGACGCCCCCGACTCGGGCGACGGCCATCGGAGGGACGGTGGCGGGGCCGCACGCGCGAGCGTCCCCGACCCCGGCGGCCGCAGGGCCGACTGCGACACGCCCGCGCGCGGGAGCGTCCCCGACCCCGGTGGCCGTGGCCGTAACGAGGGCGGCGGCGCCTCACGTCGTACGGATGCCTCGTCCCGTACGGATGCCTCGTCCCGCAAGGAACCCTCGGCGCGGAAGGAAGTCGCGTCGCGCGAAGAGGCTGCCTCTCGCAAGGAGCCGGCCTCTCGCAGGGAGTCACCGCCACGTACACAGCCAACGTCCCGTACGGAGCCACCGTCCCGTACGGAGTCCCCGTCCCGTCGTAAGGAGTCCGCCTCCCGCCCGGAGTCGTCGGACCGCGCGGAGTCCTCCGTCGGCACGGAGTCCTCCGCCGGTGCGGAGTCCGCGACCCCCTGGGACGACGGCCTGATCGCGCGGCGGGTGAACGAAGGCGTTCCCGCTGAGCCGCCCGCCGTCGTGGAGCCCCGGGCCTCCGCCGGTTCGCAGGTCGTGACGCCGCTCGCGTACGACGGGGCGCTGCGGTCGCGGCTCGACGCGCTGCGTGAACTGGTCGGGCTCTCACGGACCCGGCTGGACAGCAAGACGCTCGGCGACGCGGGCCGGGTGCTCGACGAGGCGGCGGCGCGGCGCAGGCTGTCCGGGCAGCACACGGTCGTCGCCATCGCGGGCGCCACGGGCAGCGGCAAGTCGCAGCTGTTCAACGCGCTCGCCGGGGTGACCATCTCGGAGACGGGCGTACGGCGGCCGACGACCGCCTCGCCCCTGGCGTGCAGTTGGAGCGACGGCGCGGCCGGTCTCATCGACCGGCTCGGCATCCCGCCCCGGCTGCGGCGGCGCCCCGCGCAGAACTCGGTCGCGGACGGGCAGCTGCGCGGGCTGGTCCTGGTCGACCTGCCCGACCACGACTCGGCGGCCGTACAGCACCGCGAACAGGTCGACCGTGTCCTGGGGCTGGTCGACGCCGTCATCTGGGTCGTCGACCCCGAGAAGTACGCCGACGCCGTTCTGCACGAACGCTATCTGCGGCCCATGGCCGGGCATGCCGAGATCATGTTCGTCGTCCTCAACCAGACCGACCGGCTGCCCGGGGAGGCCACCGACCAGGTCCTCGACGACCTGCGGCGGCTGCTCGACGAGGACGGCATCGCGCTCGGCGAGCACGGCGAACCCGGCGCTGTCGTGCTCGCGCTGTCCGCGCTCACCGGGGACGGCGTCGGAGAACTGCGCGAGGCGCTCGGCGAGTTCGTGGCGGAGCGCGGGGCGGCGGCGCGCCGGATCTCGGCCGACGTGGACGCCGCCGGGCTGGGGCTGCGGCCCGTGTACGCGGCCCGTAGGCGGCCCGGGCTCAGCGAGGAGGCGCGCGACGAGTTTTCCGCCAGGCTCGCGGACGCCATCGGCGCCACCGCCGCGGGCGAGGCCGCCGAGCGGGCCTGGCTGCGCAACGCCAACCGCGCGTGCGGGACGCCGTGGCTGCGGCTGTACCGCTGGTACCAGGACCGGAGCGAACCGCCGACGGGGCGGCTGTCCCTGCGGACGCAGACGGACGAGGAGGCCACCGCGCGCCAGCGCGTCGAGCAGGCGGTGCGCACGGTCGCCGAGCGGGCCTCGGCCGGGCTGCCGACGCCATGGGCGCAGGCGGTGCGCGAGGCGGCCGTACGGGGGGCGCAGGGGCTGCCCGAGGCGCTGGACGAGATGGCCGCGCGGGCCGGACTCCCGCCGGGGCGGCCGCCGCGGCCGGGCTGGTGGCCGGCGGCCGTCCTGGTGCAGGCCGCCATGACGATCCTTCAGGTCGTGGGCGGGCTCTGGCTGGTGGCGCAGATCGTCGGGGTCATGGAGCCCAACCTGGGCGTGCCGGTGCTGCTGATGGTGGCCGGCATCGCCGGCGGTCCGCTCGTCGAGTGGGGCTGTCGGATGGCGGCGCGGGGGCCGGCCCGGCGGTACGGACTGGAGGCGGAACGGCGATTGCGGGAGGCGGCGGCCGGGTGCGGGCGGGCCCGGGTGCTGGATCCGGTGGCGGCCGAGCTGCTGCGGTATCGGGAGGTTCGGGAGCAGTACGGGAGGGTGATGGGGGTGGGGACCACGGGGCGGTGA
- a CDS encoding single-stranded DNA-binding protein, whose translation MNETIICAVGNVATQPVYRELATGPSARFRLAVTSRYLDRGKNEWTDGHTNFFTVWANRQLATNAAASLNVGDPVVVQGRLKVRSDVREGQSWTSADIDALAIGHDLARGTSAFRRAPKPEAGAVPVGAAGTAAAPARPEPDWETPPADGEPQQAREPVAVT comes from the coding sequence ATGAACGAGACGATCATCTGCGCGGTGGGCAATGTGGCGACACAGCCGGTGTACCGGGAGCTGGCGACGGGGCCGTCCGCCCGTTTCCGGCTGGCGGTGACCTCGCGCTACCTGGACCGCGGGAAGAACGAGTGGACCGACGGCCACACCAACTTCTTCACGGTGTGGGCCAACCGCCAGCTCGCCACCAACGCCGCGGCGTCGCTGAACGTGGGCGATCCGGTCGTGGTGCAGGGCAGGCTCAAGGTGCGCTCGGACGTACGGGAGGGGCAGAGCTGGACCTCGGCGGACATCGACGCGCTGGCCATCGGCCACGACCTCGCACGCGGCACGTCGGCGTTCCGGCGCGCGCCCAAGCCGGAGGCGGGGGCGGTCCCGGTGGGCGCCGCGGGGACCGCTGCCGCGCCCGCGCGACCCGAGCCCGACTGGGAGACGCCGCCCGCCGACGGCGAGCCCCAACAGGCCCGGGAGCCCGTTGCGGTGACGTGA
- a CDS encoding Cys-Gln thioester bond-forming surface protein, with the protein MFAAFSALSARGRGAARLAAATLASGLAAATVLAGAGTAVAAPAADATVPSQGGATATIGGLKTYGAAVVHADSGDQEISAGLFEMSVDGGGMLQTYCVDIHNPTQRGAKYHETPWSGTSLGANKDSGKIRWILQNSYPQVNDLAALAGKAGVKGGLTEQDAAAGTQVAIWRYSDGVKVDAVDPQAEQLADYLEKNARGVAEPEASLRLDPPAVSGHAGERLGPVTVHTNADGVTLTPPADAATSGVRIVDKDGKAVTTAADGGQVFFDVPEKAADGQAELTVQASTTVPVGRAFAAESRSQTQILAGSSESTVSATASASWAESGAIPALSAAENCDKGGVDITAANEGDAPFTFELLGIEHSIPAGTSRTVTVPLQEDQAYDFTIEGPNGFQKRFTGVLDCMTQVGEADAAGSVTQTLSEPSPATVGSAPDDTNLAATGGSSMTPLIAGLAIGLVVIGGAALIVVRKREASTQE; encoded by the coding sequence GTGTTTGCTGCGTTCTCAGCGCTGTCGGCGCGTGGGCGAGGGGCGGCCCGCCTCGCCGCCGCGACCCTGGCGTCCGGGCTTGCCGCCGCCACCGTGCTGGCCGGCGCCGGCACCGCGGTGGCCGCACCCGCCGCCGACGCGACAGTGCCGAGCCAGGGCGGCGCGACCGCCACGATAGGCGGCCTGAAGACATACGGCGCCGCGGTCGTCCACGCCGACTCCGGCGACCAGGAGATCTCGGCGGGGCTGTTCGAGATGTCCGTCGACGGCGGCGGCATGCTGCAGACGTACTGCGTCGACATCCACAACCCCACCCAGCGCGGCGCCAAGTACCACGAGACGCCCTGGAGCGGCACCTCGCTCGGCGCCAACAAGGACTCCGGCAAGATCCGCTGGATCCTGCAGAACTCCTACCCGCAGGTCAACGACCTCGCGGCGCTGGCCGGGAAGGCGGGCGTCAAGGGCGGCCTCACCGAGCAGGACGCCGCGGCCGGCACCCAGGTGGCCATCTGGCGCTACTCGGACGGGGTGAAGGTCGACGCCGTCGACCCGCAGGCCGAGCAGCTCGCGGACTATCTGGAGAAGAACGCGCGGGGCGTGGCCGAGCCCGAGGCGTCGCTGAGGCTGGACCCGCCCGCGGTCTCCGGACACGCCGGTGAGCGGCTCGGTCCGGTGACGGTGCACACCAACGCGGACGGCGTGACGCTGACCCCGCCCGCGGACGCCGCCACCAGCGGGGTGCGGATCGTGGACAAGGACGGCAAGGCCGTCACGACCGCCGCGGACGGCGGTCAGGTGTTCTTCGACGTGCCCGAGAAGGCGGCGGACGGACAGGCCGAGCTGACCGTGCAGGCCTCGACGACCGTGCCGGTGGGGCGTGCCTTCGCGGCCGAGAGCCGCAGCCAGACGCAGATCCTGGCCGGCTCCAGCGAGTCGACCGTCTCGGCGACGGCGAGCGCGAGCTGGGCGGAGAGCGGTGCGATACCGGCACTGTCCGCGGCGGAGAACTGCGACAAGGGCGGTGTCGACATCACCGCGGCCAACGAGGGCGACGCGCCGTTCACCTTCGAGCTGCTCGGGATCGAGCACAGCATTCCGGCGGGCACCTCGCGCACGGTGACGGTCCCGCTCCAGGAGGACCAGGCCTACGACTTCACCATCGAGGGGCCGAACGGCTTCCAGAAGCGGTTCACCGGGGTGCTGGACTGCATGACCCAGGTGGGCGAGGCCGACGCGGCGGGCAGCGTCACGCAGACCCTGAGCGAGCCGAGCCCCGCCACGGTCGGTTCGGCGCCCGACGACACCAACCTCGCGGCGACCGGCGGCTCCTCCATGACGCCCCTGATCGCGGGGCTCGCCATCGGCCTGGTGGTGATCGGCGGCGCGGCCCTGATCGTCGTACGCAAGAGGGAGGCCTCGACACAGGAGTGA